The Streptomyces tendae DNA segment TCTGCGTCTGGCTGCGGCTCTCGGAGACGAAGGCGCGGCCGACCGGCACCGTCGTCGCCGCCTGCACGGTCACCTCGGCGGTGTCCGCCGCCGCGTCCTCGGGGACCTCGACGTAGAGCTTGCTGCCGTCGGCGGCGGTGGTGACCGGCTCACCCTTGTCGTTCACGATCCGTACGCCGGTGGTGGCGGCGTACGCCGGCGGGGAGACCGTCACGGTCTGCGCGTCCGTGCGGACCGTGACCGGGCCGAGCCGCTCGCCCGGGCGTCCGGCGACGGCCGGCGGGTCCAGGGTCAGCGACGGCTTGGGCTCCGCCTTGTCGCGTGCCTTCTTCTCCAGGTAGTCGGCGAGCTGCTCGGCCTGCGGGTCGAGGGCCTCGACCTTCACGTCGTCCGAGTGGCGCCATATCGCCACCTGGGTGCCGGCCGCCGCGTCCTGTTCCGTGAGCTGGCCGTGGACTCCGGCCTTCTTCGCGAGCGCCGCCAGGTCGTTCACCTGCGGGTAGGAGTGGTGCAGGATCCAGAGGATCCGGCCGGCGTTCTTGTTGGTGCCGAGCGAGGTGCCGCTCCAGGCGGTCTCGTGGTACTGGGCGTCCTGCTGGGTGGGCGTGTGGATGTCGACGCAGTACGTCTGCAGCATGCCGCCGCCCTCGACGGACATCTCGAACAGCCCCGCCGAGACCTGCGTGTTGCCGGCGGGCCCGTGTATGACGGCCGCGCCGTAGGTCTTCAGTCCGTCGATGGTCGCGACCGCTCCACTGCGCTGCGGCGTCGTCCCGTCGCCGCCGTCGGCGGTCGCCGTCCCCGCACCGGCCAGCACGGTGGTGGCGACGATTCCGGTCACCAGCGTCCCCGCGGCGAGGCGGGCCGACCCACGTCCGCGCAGGAACCGCGCGGCGAACGAAACAGACACCGAATTCCCTTCCGAGCAGGACCCGTTGATGTGGGGGGGGCGGTCCCACCAGCAGAATCTCCGGCCCCAAGAACCCCCGGAGCCATGCCCGGCATCCTAAGGAGCGCACGGACAGCGCTTGCCGGTGATCGCGTCGGAGCGATGATCCGAATCGGAATCGTTATCGCCGGGGCGCCGCTGAACAGGGCTTATCGACAAATCCACCTGGGACGTTCGGCATGCATCTGCCGATAAGCCTCGCTTCGGTCAGCCACGGGGCCGGAGCCCGGCGGCTTCTGATGTCACGTCATGACAGTCGCGCCGACGGTGAGTTGTGACGTCTCCTCCTCGGTCGGTGGCGTCGGTGCCGCATCCGTCTCCCAGTTGGGCTCCGAGCGGTCCGGCGCCGGATTCAGCTCGGGGCGGGGTGTGCGGCGGAAGGCGGTGGTGCCGCGGGTGAGGTCGTGGCCGATCGACACCGCGTCGATGTCCGCCGACATCCAGCCGGGCTGCCCGTCCCGCGTCTCCGTGCGCACTTTGAGCCGGCCCTGCACGATCACCGGTTCCCCCACCGACAGGGACGCCGCGGCGTTGGTGGCGAGCTGGCGGTTGGCCCACACCGTGAAGAAGTTGGTGTGCCCGTCCGCCCAGGCTGATTTCTCCCGGTCCCAGTACCGCGCGGTCACCGCGACCCGGAACCTCGCCCCCGGACCGGACACCGTCTCCCGGTACACCGGCCGCGTCGCCACGTTGCCCACCACGCACACCATCGTCTCGTTCATCGCTTCCCTCCCTCGCCCGGCCCCCGCCGGCTCTCGCACCGGCGCCGGGCGGACACGCGTACGGGCCCTTCCCGTACGGCTGCCGTCTGGCGCGGTGACCGCGGACCGCCTCTGCGATCGTGGTCGTGATCACGGTCGCGATGCGGTCACCGCGCAGCCAGACTGCCTCCGCCGGGCCGGGCCCGCAGAGCGCTGTGGATCACCACCGGCCTGTGGACAACCCCGCCACCCGAACGAGTTCCCCCCTCCACCTCAAGGCCCGGGAGCACCCCGCCCCGGAACAGCGGCCGCGCCCTCCACCACGGCCCCCGGGACACCCCCGCCCCGCGCCCCCGTGAAGCAAAAGACCGGCCCCTCCGCCATACCCGCAACGGAGAGGACCGGTCCACCACCCGCACCCGCCTCAGCGCCCCCCGCTCCCCGTCCCCACCCCCGCCACACGCCCGTACTGCTCCCGTACCTCCCGGTACCGCAGCAGTTCCGACGCCACCGGGTCCAGGACGCGGGCCCGCCCGCACCCGGACGCGGCCTCCCGCAACCGTCTCTCCGCCTCCAGCCCGTACCGCCGCGCCGGGCCCCGGGCGGCCATGCGGCAGCTCCACTCGACGAGAGGCCCGCCCACGATGCCGATCACCATCAGCAGCACCGGCACGCCCAGGTTCGGCGCCATGACCCCGACGATCTGCCCGACCAGCCACAGCCCGCCCACGAACTGCAGGATCGTCATGGCCGCCTGGCCCAGCACGGCCACCGGCCACCACCCCGGCCGCGGCGGCCGCCCCGGCGGCAGTCCCGCCCGTACGGCCAGCTCGTCGAGCGCCTCCGGCAGCCCCTGCGAGCCGCGCACCGCCGCCTCCCGCACCGCCTGCGCCCACGGCGCCGGCAGCCCCGCCGAGGCCCGGTCGGCGACCGTACGGACCGCCTGCTCGACCCGCTGCCGGGCGGTGACCTCCTCGTCGGGCTGCCCGCCCAGGGTGACCCTGCCGGTGGTCGGCTCGCGCCGCGCCTGGCACCAGCGCCACAGCCGCAGCCAGGGCGTCCCGCAGGCCCGGTTGGCGTTGCGCAGCCAGGCGCGTTCGGCCGCCTCGCCCGCCGCGGTGGCGCCGACGGCGTCCGCGAGCCGGTCCGAGAACTCCTCCCGCGCCTCCTCGCTCAGCCCGGTGCGCCGGCGGGTGGCGTAGGCGGGCCACAGGCGGGCGGCGGCGATGTCGACGTCCGCAGAGATCCGGCGGGCGGGCGCCCCGCGCTCGGCCACGAACCGGGCGAGCGATTCCCGCAGGTCGCCCACCCCGTCCCCGGTGAGCGCCGACAGGGCGAGCACGGCCGTACCGGGTTCGCCGTACTCGCCGAGCACGATGCCGTCCTCGTCGAGGAGCCGCCGCAGGTCGTCCAGGACCTGTTCGGCGGCGTCGCCGGGCAGCCGGTCGACCTGGTTGAGGACGACGAACATGACCTCCGCGTGGGCCGCCATGGGCCGCAGGTAGCGCTCGTGGAGCATGGCGTCGGCGTACTTCTCCGGGTCGACGACCCAGATCACCGCGTCGACCAGCCCCAGCACCCGGTCCACCTGCTCGCGGTGCTGCACCGCCGCCGAGTCGTGGTCGGGCAGGTCGACCAGGACCAGCCCGCGCAGCCGCTCGTCGGCCTCCGTCGTGGCCTGGAGGGGGCGGCGGCGCAGCCGGGGCGGGATGCCGAGGCGCTCGATGAGGCCCGCGGCGCCGTCGCTCCAGCTGCACGCGATGGGGGCGGCGGTGGTCGGCCGCCGTACGCCCGTCTCGGAGATCGGTACACCGGCGAGCGCGTTGAACAGCTGGGACTTGCCGCTGCCGGTGGCGCCCGCGATGGCGACGACGGTGTGCTGCCCGGAGAGCCGACGCCGTGCGGCGGCCTCGTCGAGCACCCGCCCGGCCTGGGCGAGGGTCCGGTTGTCGAGCCGGGTGCGGGAGAGCCCGACCAGCTCGCGCATCGCGTCCAGCCGCGACGCCAGCCGCGGGTCGTACGACAGCGGGGTCACCTTCTGCGGCGTGGAGGCGCGGGGTTCGGCCACCACCTCCGGCTCCTCCCGCGCGGGGTCCGCCGCGGCGCCGTTCACGCGGCGCGCGATCAGCCCGTCGTCCCAGGCGCCGGCCGTGTCCTCGCGGGGCCGGTCCTCGGTGTCACGATCGGGGTGCTCGGTGTGGTCCTGGTCAGTGACGGCGGTCACCGGTCACCTCTCCTTCTGCAGTACCGACAACGCGGCGATGAGTTCGGGCTGGGGTTCCGCGTGCACCTCGAGCGTGTCGATCGGGGCGAGGCGGCGTTCGCGTTCGGCGTGCATGATCCGGTCGACGTGGGCGACGAGCAGCCGGCCGCCGCGGTCCCGCAGCCGCAGCGCGCCGTGGGCGCCGATCCGCTCGGCGAGCCCCTCCCCGGCGGTCCTGGCCCGGCGGCCGCCCAGCAGGACGGTGGCGACGAGGGCGGTGACCGTCTCGGGGTCGGGCGCGGTGCCGCGCTCCAGCTCGCGCACCTCCTCCTCGGCGAACTCCTCCAGCTCGCGCCGCCAGCGCCGTACGGCGAGGCCGATGCGGTGCTCGACGCTCTCCGGGGCCCCGCCCTCGCGGGCGGCGAGCTCGGGGGCGTCGGCGGCGGGCTCGCGCCGCCAGGCCTCGTCGACGCGTTCGTCCGCGGCGGCGACGGCGCACAGCAGGAGCGCGCTGAGGCTCTCCACGAGCGTGTCGAGAAGCTCGCCCGGGGTGCAGTCGAGGGGGAAGGCGCGCCACCGCTTCAGCGCGTCCCCGGCGAGCACGGCCCCCGCCTGCAGCCGGCCCCGCACCCGCGAGTGCTCGCTGTCGTACGCGGTCTCCACGGCGGAGGTGAGCCGCAGCGCCGCCGCGTACTGGGCGGCGGCGGCACCGGCCAGCTCGGGCAGGCGGGAGTTGAGTGAGTTGAGGACGCCGTAGGCGGTGCGGGCCATGACGTGCTGCCGTGCGGCCGGGTCCAGCGTCTGGTGGACGAGCCAGGTGCGCAGCGCGGCCACGGCGGTGGCGGGCAGCAGTCCGCCGCCGAACGCGGACTCGGGCAGCTCGGGCACGGTGAAGCGGGGGACGTCGCCGAGCCCGGCCTTGCTGAGCAGGGCGCCGTACTGCCGTGACACCTCGGAGACCACCTGGTGCGGCACCCGGTCCAGCACGGTCACCAGGCTGACGTCGTACTCCTTGGCGGTGCGCAGCATGTGCCAGGGGACGGCGTCGGCGTAGCGGGCGGCGGTGGTGACCATGATCCAGATGTCGGCCGCGTTGATGAGTTCGGCGGCGAGGATCCGGTTGTCGGAGACCAGGGAGTCGATGTCGGGCGCATCGAGGAGGGCGAGGCCGGGGGGCAGGGTGTCGGCGGCCTCGACCCGCAGGACGCGCGCGGGGTCCTCGCCGGGCAGCAGCAGGTCGTCGGCCGGGTCCTGGTGGTGGGGCACCCATACGCGGGTGAGGTCGGGCAGCACCCTCATCCCGCTGAACCAGTGGTGGTCCTCCGGATGGCAGACGAGCACCGGCGTGCGTGTCGTCGGCCGCAGCACGCCCGCCTCGCTGACCCGCCGGCCCACGAGCGAGTTCACCAGGGTGGACTTCCCGGCTCCGGTGGACCCGCCGACGACGGCCAGCAGGGGCGCGCCTGGGTCTTTGAGCCGCGGCACCAGGTAGTCGTCGAGCTGGGCGAGAAGTTCGTCGCGGTTGGCACGCGCGCGGGCGGCCCCCGCCAGGGGCAGCGGAAAGCGTGCGGCGGCGACACGGTCGCGCAGGGCGGAGAGTGCGTCGAGCAGCTGAGGCCGTACGTCCAAGGTCACCACATGCGAAGAATGCCCAATTTTAGGGGAATTCTGAAGCATATGAGCATGTCTGCGTGCCGACCGGACACAAGCGGATGGAAGGGGCGACTGAGACGCGGGCACAGCCGAGGCATAACGAGTGCACAACACCCGATGCCGCAGAGGCCAAAAGCAGTGCACGATTCGTACCTGCCTGCGATTATCAGGACCGCTTCACCGAACCTCCACATCGAGCCACGGAGGCGAGGCGACAGGGACAAGGATGCGGGAGCCCTATCCTTGTCTCCGGCAACGTCAAGGACAGGCCCCACCAGGGCACCACGACGACAGGCCACCACACCGGCCCCCGTAGCTCAGTGGATAGAGCAGGCGCCTTCTAAGCGCTTGGCCGCAGGTTCGAGTCCTGCCGGGGGCGCCACCCGCCACCAGCAAGAACGCCCGAGAGGGGATCTCCCCTCCAGGGCGTTTCGTGCTTCTGGCAGCGATACCGACGGCAACGGCCCCGTCACCCGGTGACCGGCATGCCTTGAGGCGCGTCGGGCGGCAGGGTCATCGTCGACGCCACGGTCTGCGACGCGGCTCTTCGAGCCATGCCGGAATCCTTCGGGGGCGGGAGGCCTTCTGCCAACTGCCCCAGGCACACGACGAGAACATGGCAGTGGCAAACAGGTGACGGATGACGGTCGAGGCGTCCTGTCCCTGCACGGCGCTGAGCAGGCCGCCGACGGCGCAGACGGCGAAGAACAGGGTGAGGAAGGACCAGATCACGATCTTCATGCGGGGGAACGGTAACCACCCCCCGCGGACCCCGGGACGCAGGGGTCACTCGCGGCAGCGGCGCCGACCGCGGTGATCAAATCGTTGCCGTCCCGCCCGCAACCACCAACTCGCCTCCCCTGTCCCACAGTCAGCCGCTGAAGACAGCGGACGCGTGGACCGTGGGTGAAGGGGAGGGGCTTCAGGGGATGAGAAGGACAATAGGGAGCGCGTTGGTGGCCGGCGGGGCCGCGATCGCGTTCACGGCGGTGTCCGCGGTGCCGGCCGGGGCGGCGGAGGGCGGAGTCGCCTTCAGCCAGGTCACCGTGAACGGCGGGAAGCCGATCGTGATCGGCACCAAGGGGGAGGTCGTCGTGCACGCGACCTACCGGATGACGACCAAGCTCAGGTACGACCCCGGAGTGGTCGTGTACCCCTACCGCGGCGGGCTCGAGTCGGGCGACCGCCTGTGGCACGCGATCGACAGCAGCAACTGCAAGGTGGTGAACCGGGCGCAGGGCATCTGCGACTTCGAGGAGTGGCTGTACATCGACCCGCGCCACCTCGACTTCGGCAACGAGGACGCGGGCATGTGGAAGACCGCCGGCCGGGTCTGGCTCGCCGGTGACGCGTACGACATCGATGACGTGAAGGTCCCGGTGCAGGTCAAGCGGGCCACACTCGTCACCGTCAACGCCTCCCCCGAACCGGTCGGGAAGGGCAGGACCCTCACCGTGACCGGCAAGGTCACGCGGGCGAACTGGGACACGCACACGTACCAGGGGTACGCGGGCCGCACCGTGAGCCTGCAGTTCAAGGCGGCGGGCGCCAAGGCGTTCACCACGGTGCGGAAGGTGATGTCGAGCAGGACCGGAACGCTGCGGACCACCTTGAAGGCCACCCGTTCCGGCACCTGGCGCTGGGTGTACTACGGCAACTCCACCTCCGGCGCGAGGGCGTCGGCCGGTGACTACGTGGCCGTCCGGTAGGCGACGCCCCCGCGACCACAGCCGCGAGCGCTCCGGACGACCACGTTCGCCGGGGCGCTCAACGGCGTGTGCGCTCCTCCAGCAGGGCGCATTTCGCCGTACCGGCATGCGTGGGCACCCTTACCGAGCAGGGCGTTTTTCCGGGATCGCCCATAATTGAGTGATTACGTCCGAATGGTGCGTTTCCTGGTAATGATGGAACGGTTCGCCATCGTTCCGCCTTTCCCGGAGTCGCTCATGCGCACTGCCGTCATCGCCGCCCAGGCCCCACCCCGCGCGGAGGGATCCCGGCCCGTCCCCCGAGCGCCAGAGCCGGCGGAGGAGCGCGACCTCGTCTTCGGCGGGTTCCGGTACACCTGCCGGATCGTCCGTCAGAGCGCGCCCGTGACCGCGCCGCTGCTGCTCCTGGGCGGGTCCTCACAGAACCGGTACTCCTGGCAGGGTCACGAGAGGTGGCTCGCGCCCCTGTGCACGCTCGTCACCGTGGACCTCCCCGGCTACGGCAGCTCGGACTTCCTGCCGGCCGGGTACGGCATCGACTTCCTCGCCGACGCGGTCCGGCACATGCTCGTGGAGCTGGACATGCCGCAGGTGAACCTCTTCGGCGGCTGCTTCGGCGAGGTCGTCGGACTGCGCTTCGCCCAGCGCCACCCCGGGCAGGTCCGGCGCATCCTCTTCGGAGGCGCGGCGAACCGCCTTCCCGAGCTGTACGAGGAGGCCGTGCCGCGGCTGCGGCGGACGCTG contains these protein-coding regions:
- a CDS encoding Cys-Gln thioester bond-forming surface protein, with amino-acid sequence MSVSFAARFLRGRGSARLAAGTLVTGIVATTVLAGAGTATADGGDGTTPQRSGAVATIDGLKTYGAAVIHGPAGNTQVSAGLFEMSVEGGGMLQTYCVDIHTPTQQDAQYHETAWSGTSLGTNKNAGRILWILHHSYPQVNDLAALAKKAGVHGQLTEQDAAAGTQVAIWRHSDDVKVEALDPQAEQLADYLEKKARDKAEPKPSLTLDPPAVAGRPGERLGPVTVRTDAQTVTVSPPAYAATTGVRIVNDKGEPVTTAADGSKLYVEVPEDAAADTAEVTVQAATTVPVGRAFVSESRSQTQILAGSSESTVSATATATWAGEGAIPAVSARENCAKGGVDVTVANRGDAPFTFELAGTEYTVEAGASDTVTVPLNEDRPYDFTVVGTDGFEQRFTGVLDCRTRSAETGTTTQTLSGPTAPPVTTAVTDVNLAQTGASGITPWITGTAITLVVLGGAALVITRQRQNASGGDA
- a CDS encoding single-stranded DNA-binding protein, whose product is MNETMVCVVGNVATRPVYRETVSGPGARFRVAVTARYWDREKSAWADGHTNFFTVWANRQLATNAAASLSVGEPVIVQGRLKVRTETRDGQPGWMSADIDAVSIGHDLTRGTTAFRRTPRPELNPAPDRSEPNWETDAAPTPPTEEETSQLTVGATVMT
- a CDS encoding YfjP family GTPase, with amino-acid sequence MTAVTDQDHTEHPDRDTEDRPREDTAGAWDDGLIARRVNGAAADPAREEPEVVAEPRASTPQKVTPLSYDPRLASRLDAMRELVGLSRTRLDNRTLAQAGRVLDEAAARRRLSGQHTVVAIAGATGSGKSQLFNALAGVPISETGVRRPTTAAPIACSWSDGAAGLIERLGIPPRLRRRPLQATTEADERLRGLVLVDLPDHDSAAVQHREQVDRVLGLVDAVIWVVDPEKYADAMLHERYLRPMAAHAEVMFVVLNQVDRLPGDAAEQVLDDLRRLLDEDGIVLGEYGEPGTAVLALSALTGDGVGDLRESLARFVAERGAPARRISADVDIAAARLWPAYATRRRTGLSEEAREEFSDRLADAVGATAAGEAAERAWLRNANRACGTPWLRLWRWCQARREPTTGRVTLGGQPDEEVTARQRVEQAVRTVADRASAGLPAPWAQAVREAAVRGSQGLPEALDELAVRAGLPPGRPPRPGWWPVAVLGQAAMTILQFVGGLWLVGQIVGVMAPNLGVPVLLMVIGIVGGPLVEWSCRMAARGPARRYGLEAERRLREAASGCGRARVLDPVASELLRYREVREQYGRVAGVGTGSGGR
- a CDS encoding dynamin family protein, with the translated sequence MVTLDVRPQLLDALSALRDRVAAARFPLPLAGAARARANRDELLAQLDDYLVPRLKDPGAPLLAVVGGSTGAGKSTLVNSLVGRRVSEAGVLRPTTRTPVLVCHPEDHHWFSGMRVLPDLTRVWVPHHQDPADDLLLPGEDPARVLRVEAADTLPPGLALLDAPDIDSLVSDNRILAAELINAADIWIMVTTAARYADAVPWHMLRTAKEYDVSLVTVLDRVPHQVVSEVSRQYGALLSKAGLGDVPRFTVPELPESAFGGGLLPATAVAALRTWLVHQTLDPAARQHVMARTAYGVLNSLNSRLPELAGAAAAQYAAALRLTSAVETAYDSEHSRVRGRLQAGAVLAGDALKRWRAFPLDCTPGELLDTLVESLSALLLCAVAAADERVDEAWRREPAADAPELAAREGGAPESVEHRIGLAVRRWRRELEEFAEEEVRELERGTAPDPETVTALVATVLLGGRRARTAGEGLAERIGAHGALRLRDRGGRLLVAHVDRIMHAERERRLAPIDTLEVHAEPQPELIAALSVLQKER
- a CDS encoding alpha/beta fold hydrolase, producing MRTAVIAAQAPPRAEGSRPVPRAPEPAEERDLVFGGFRYTCRIVRQSAPVTAPLLLLGGSSQNRYSWQGHERWLAPLCTLVTVDLPGYGSSDFLPAGYGIDFLADAVRHMLVELDMPQVNLFGGCFGEVVGLRFAQRHPGQVRRILFGGAANRLPELYEEAVPRLRRTLERGAIEEAADGLVRLFMSNPEAGKVRRHAAVARLLQQQFVNQTPDDIRKAVEHNTRLVTHGCYEPLPVPRVPTLVFTGEFDTLCTPEMGRELAATMPGALFTTVKEADHLVTVERREESADLIARFCTDRPIDDLPYCGPLESPSAASAAALT